One stretch of Armigeres subalbatus isolate Guangzhou_Male chromosome 2, GZ_Asu_2, whole genome shotgun sequence DNA includes these proteins:
- the LOC134215402 gene encoding uncharacterized protein LOC134215402: MKNMDAVLLERERVLFRMNEEINAKSRGLFELNENATWMNTKRRMKNNIRKLSNPQPMPSDCSTGGSSDGGNNKENDCDQMSPSDAETEFNDSATLCTEEKSLDSEKDAPASIAFPKEELQLVKVGEKKINNKSVAKQGASVDGKNVNKNMADVVPKVLEKKNISSEGLIKFLKSKVAIIQTELESVQKQNEANVKDLNLALDRLKQMENFKEQLLTKNAALERTVKKFEERNLELDKQVKDKETQLTNGAKELSTARTEIRCLTLNNQNLEKRLFKAQEDIDNYKIKLNIASDAEKETRDGARQERLTYEKQIKQLRKQRSEVLADYKKMLMAFDHMKKQNFQSDQARLITDFERDYFRHLDDVSSCSMPQ; the protein is encoded by the exons ATGAAGAACATGGATGCAGTTTTGTTGGAACGTGAGCGGGTCCTCTTTCGTATGAATGAGGAAATCAACGCTAAATCACGTGGTTTGTTCGAGTTGAATGAAAATGCCACATGGATGAACACCAAAAGACGAATGAAGAACAACATCAGGAAGCTGAGCAATCCCCAACCGATGCCGTCGGATTGTTCGACGGGTGGTTCCAGTGATGGGGGCAACAACAAGGAAAACGACTGCGATCAGATGAGCCCGTCGGATGCTGAAACCGAGTTCAACGACAGTGCGACGCTATGTACGGAGGAAAAGTCTCTGGATAGCGAAAAGGACGCCCCAGCGTCAATAGCTTTTCCGAAGGAAGAGCTGCAGCTCGTGAAGGTGGGTGagaaaaagataaataataaatcCGTTGCCAAGCAGGGTGCGTCGGTCGACGGCAAGAATGTGAACAAGAATATGGCCGATGTGGTACCGAAGGTGCTCGAAAAGAAGAACATCAGTTCGGAAGGGTTGATTAA GTTTTTAAAATCGAAGGTTGCCATCATTCAAACCGAGCTAGAATCGGTGCAGAAGCAGAATGAAGCCAACGTCAAGGATTTGAATCTGGCATTGGATCGGCTGAAGCAAATGGAAAACTTTAAGGAGCAACTGTTGACAAAAAACGCAGCACTGGAACGTACggtgaaaaagtttgaagaacgCAATTTGGAGTTGGACAAGCAAGTTAAG GATAAAGAAACCCAGTTAACAAACGGAGCTAAAGAGTTATCGACAGCCCGCACCGAAATCCGCTGTCTGACCTTGAACAACCAAAACCTGGAGAAACGTCTGTTCAAGGCACAGGAAGACATCGATAACTACAAGATCAAGCTGAATATTGCCAGTGATGCTGAAAAG GAGACCCGCGACGGAGCTCGTCAAGAGCGACTGACATATGAGAAACAAATTAAGCAACTGAGAAAACAAAGAAGTGAGGTACTAGCAGATTACAAGAAAATGTTGATGGCTTTTGACCACATGAAGAAACAGAATTTCCAATCGGACCAGGCCCGTCTTATCACTGATTTCGAGCGAGATTACTTCCGTCACTTGGACGATGTTTCGTCATGTTCGATGCCACAATGA
- the LOC134215403 gene encoding uncharacterized protein LOC134215403, producing MDWKWCVVFVACYYSSLPVDAQLGIPNNYICTEDFCDNYLENNPCEGMKTACKAQNATHNGIIMPSISPCSCCQMCIENLKLGDDCSVGGLGSPVPTGICGAGLYCTVVEGEEHPTCQPMHHSSECFKAQKTFDEKRQDGTIGHLMQRPECDADGLFGPVVCIPGQTCYCIDEDGNRIFGEAVHTAGIQISMRCECSRLAAKAQKLLNSRYPILTSRCDYKGSFDQLQCVDDICTCVDMHSGEPTSDRKNITRGLAGLPCFNKRYHDNSTYLRECELVKLNQLREIHEYETLGFNVLEFDTDICQPDGWFNIVQVNETHKYCANRDGSALEPYSISRHSPGAAKMNCKCARARKLLMENNSLELPECCPNGNYKPLACRRGQCYCVDEDGNQLGIEKPAKHMDQLECYDAVDPCATA from the exons ATGGATTGGAAGTGGTGTGTTGTCTTTGTGGCATGTTATTACTCCTCGTTGCCGGTTGACGCACAGCTGGGAATTCCCAATAACTACATTTGTACAGAGGACTTCTGCGAT AACTACCTCGAAAACAATCCATGTGAGGGTATGAAAACCGCTTGCAAAGCACAGAACGCAACTCACAATGGCATCATTATGCCATCAATTAGTCCCTGCTCGTGTTGTCAAATGTGTATCGAGAACCTGAAGCTGGGAGATGATTGTTCTGTAGGTGGATTGGGTTCGCCCGTGCCCACAGGAATATGCGGTGCAGGGCTGTACTGTACCGTGGTTGAGGGGGAGGAGCATCCTACATGTCAGCCAA TGCATCACTCCAGTGAATGCTTCAAGGCACAGAAAACATTTGACGAGAAACGACAAGACGGCACCATCGGTCATTTAATGCAAAGACCCGAATGTGATGCAGATGGATTATTTGGACCCGTTGTCTGTATTCCTGGACAAAC TTGTTACTGTATCGATGAAGACGGAAATCGTATTTTCGGGGAAGCAGTTCACACAGCTGGTATTCAGATATCGATGCGATGCG AATGCTCTAGACTGGCGGCGAAGGCACAGAAGTTACTTAACTCACGTTACCCAATTCTGACATCACGATGCGATTACAAAGGTTCTTTTGATCAACTGCAATGCGTCGATGACATTTGCACTTGTGTTGATATGCACAGCGGAGAGCCCACCTCCGATCGGAAGAATATTACTCGGGGGCTTGCAGGACTACCTTGTT TTAACAAGCGCTATCATGATAATTCGACATATCTGAGAGAATGTGAATTGGTGAAACTAAATCAGCTGCGTGAGATTCACGAGTACGAGACCCTGGGCTTCAACGTTTTGGAGTTCGATACGGACATATGCCAACCGGATGGATGGTTCAACATAGTTCAAGTGAATGAAACTCA TAAATACTGTGCTAACCGGGATGGAAGCGCACTAGAGCCATATAGTATCAGTCGACATTCACCGGGAGCTGCGAAAATGAACTGCA aatGTGCACGAGCACGAAAGCTTCTCATGGAGAATAATAGCTTGGAGCTCCCGGAATGCTGCCCTAATGGAAACTATAAACCATTGGCGTGCCGAAGAGGTCAATGTTACTGCGTCGATGAGGACGGAAATCAACTTGGAATAGAAAAACCAGCGAAGCACATGGACCAGCTAGAATGTTATGATGCCGTGGATCCATGCGCAACTGCTTAA